One segment of Humidesulfovibrio mexicanus DNA contains the following:
- the ricT gene encoding PSP1 domain-containing protein, translating to MSQILGIKFSDHGPVCYFASGEHELGVGQHVLVETDQGQALGRVATVSVSPVSSLCGASEQDAAAPAPAPFEVSLGVAEWEGQPCEAAVLDAPCAARPEGAVCLSEASAFDGEGAPAPSPVALFASDQAPAQPVPRTSQGLERILRPATEADLDIQGENRRLARRAFSFCRGCISSQNLDMKLVDVEVLHDRSKMIFFFTAPSRIDFRELIKSLVREFHTRIELRQIGVRHETQMIGAIGNCGQVCCCRRFLRKFAPVTIKMAKEQNLFLNPAKISGICGRLLCCLSYEQKGYEEFHKQCPKIGKRVQTPLGSVKVLRANFFKKSISVWVEDAGEREFTLEEWREMLARQPADAAVEAKAEPKGAARGEPRAETASDGAGRAPAGRPGRTTGRVSTGRPARTERPPRIDKDDRPPKAEAAQDAGAGPRAEAAEGEARERSRPRRKRRKSKSGPKPQQ from the coding sequence ATGAGTCAGATTCTTGGAATCAAGTTCAGTGATCACGGTCCGGTATGCTACTTCGCCTCCGGCGAGCACGAACTGGGCGTGGGCCAGCACGTGCTGGTGGAGACGGACCAGGGCCAGGCCCTGGGGCGCGTGGCCACGGTGAGCGTATCGCCGGTTTCCTCCTTGTGCGGCGCCTCGGAGCAGGACGCGGCCGCCCCGGCCCCGGCCCCTTTCGAGGTCAGCCTGGGCGTTGCGGAGTGGGAAGGCCAGCCGTGCGAGGCGGCGGTCCTTGACGCCCCCTGCGCCGCAAGGCCGGAAGGCGCGGTCTGCTTGTCCGAGGCCTCGGCCTTTGACGGCGAAGGCGCTCCGGCGCCATCTCCTGTGGCCCTTTTCGCCAGCGACCAGGCCCCGGCCCAGCCCGTGCCCCGCACGTCGCAGGGACTGGAGCGCATTCTCCGTCCGGCCACCGAGGCGGACCTGGACATACAGGGAGAAAACCGCCGCTTGGCGCGCCGGGCCTTCAGCTTTTGCCGGGGCTGCATCAGCTCCCAGAACCTGGACATGAAGCTGGTGGACGTGGAGGTGCTGCACGACCGCAGCAAGATGATTTTCTTCTTTACCGCGCCCAGCCGCATCGACTTCCGCGAGCTTATCAAGAGTCTTGTGCGGGAGTTCCACACTCGCATCGAACTCCGGCAGATCGGCGTGCGTCACGAAACGCAGATGATCGGGGCCATAGGCAACTGCGGGCAGGTCTGCTGCTGTCGCCGTTTTTTGCGCAAGTTCGCGCCCGTCACCATAAAAATGGCCAAGGAACAGAACCTGTTCCTGAATCCGGCCAAGATATCGGGCATCTGCGGACGCCTCTTGTGCTGCCTGAGCTACGAGCAGAAGGGTTACGAGGAATTCCACAAGCAGTGCCCCAAAATCGGCAAGCGTGTGCAGACGCCGCTGGGCTCGGTCAAGGTGCTTCGGGCCAATTTCTTCAAGAAGTCCATTTCCGTTTGGGTGGAGGACGCGGGAGAACGCGAGTTCACCCTTGAGGAGTGGCGCGAGATGCTCGCTCGCCAGCCGGCCGACGCGGCGGTGGAAGCGAAGGCGGAGCCCAAGGGCGCTGCAAGGGGCGAGCCCAGGGCGGAGACCGCTTCCGATGGCGCTGGGCGCGCTCCGGCGGGAAGACCGGGCCGCACGACCGGGCGCGTGTCTACAGGCAGGCCCGCGCGCACCGAACGGCCGCCCCGCATCGACAAGGATGACCGGCCGCCCAAGGCCGAGGCCGCCCAGGACGCAGGCGCGGGACCTCGCGCCGAGGCGGCGGAAGGCGAGGCCCGCGAGCGCTCCAGGCCGCGTCGCAAGCGCCGCAAGAGCAAAAGCGGTCCCAAGCCGCAGCAGTAA
- the metG gene encoding methionine--tRNA ligase: protein MSRFFVTTPIFYVNAKPHLGHAFTTILADSVSRFHALMGEESYFLTGTDEHGDKIAKASEAAGQSPKEYADQVSALFRGLAPIVGAKPNQFIRTTDPDHVKCVQKVLQKVYESGDIYFGEYGGHYCFGCERFYTEKELVDGMCPDHKTRPEYIAEKNYFFRMSKYQGWLIDHINEHPEFIRPARYRNEVLSLLESGALEDLCISRPKSRLTWGIELPFDPDFVCYVWFDALLNYVSALNYPRGEKFKKFWPAANHIVAKDILKPHAIFWPTMLKAAGIAPYQSLNVHGYWLVRDTKMSKSLGNVVEPQRMVETYGASAFRYFLMREMAFGSDASFTEEALVGRLNADLANDLGNLFNRALAMTHKYFGGTVPTPAEEYQEDAELKRLGFEAMQGFQENFGEFRTARALESLWELVRALNKYIDQTAPWTLFKNKQMARLGTVLYVVLEHMRKVAVHLWPVMPEASCKMLEQLGMPFDQEKVMLPKEPEVWGILESGVAVAETSNLFPRLEMPEPAPPAPLEPSATEPKKARAEKAAKQPAAPAGPVGPADSIEFADFQKLDLRVGTVLSAEKHPDADKLLVVKVALGEPEPRQVVAGLADRFSPEELVGKQVVVVANLAPRKLRGVQSQGMILVAKDAEVTRLLTASGLVDDGGKVA from the coding sequence TTGAGCCGCTTTTTCGTCACCACCCCCATATTCTACGTCAACGCCAAACCCCACCTGGGGCACGCCTTCACCACCATCCTTGCCGATTCCGTGAGCCGCTTCCATGCGCTCATGGGCGAGGAGTCCTATTTCCTCACCGGCACGGACGAGCACGGCGACAAGATCGCCAAGGCCTCCGAGGCGGCAGGGCAGTCGCCCAAGGAGTACGCCGACCAGGTCAGCGCGCTTTTCCGTGGTCTGGCGCCCATTGTCGGGGCCAAGCCCAACCAGTTCATCCGCACCACGGACCCGGACCACGTGAAGTGCGTGCAGAAGGTGCTGCAAAAGGTCTACGAGTCCGGAGACATCTATTTTGGCGAGTATGGCGGGCACTACTGCTTTGGCTGCGAGCGTTTCTACACCGAGAAGGAGCTTGTGGACGGCATGTGCCCGGACCACAAGACCAGGCCCGAGTATATTGCGGAGAAGAACTATTTCTTCCGCATGTCCAAGTACCAGGGGTGGCTCATCGACCACATCAATGAGCATCCGGAATTCATCCGGCCCGCGCGCTACCGCAACGAGGTCTTGAGCCTGCTGGAGTCCGGCGCGTTGGAGGACCTGTGCATCTCGCGCCCCAAGAGCCGTCTCACTTGGGGCATTGAGCTGCCCTTTGACCCGGATTTCGTCTGCTACGTGTGGTTCGATGCGCTTTTGAACTACGTGAGCGCCCTGAATTATCCGCGCGGCGAGAAGTTCAAGAAGTTCTGGCCCGCCGCAAACCATATTGTGGCCAAAGATATTTTGAAGCCCCATGCCATATTCTGGCCCACCATGCTCAAGGCCGCTGGCATCGCGCCCTACCAGTCCCTCAACGTGCATGGCTATTGGCTTGTGCGCGACACCAAAATGTCCAAGTCCTTGGGCAACGTGGTGGAGCCCCAGCGCATGGTGGAAACCTACGGGGCGTCCGCCTTCCGCTACTTCCTCATGCGCGAGATGGCCTTTGGGTCCGACGCGTCCTTCACCGAGGAGGCCCTTGTGGGCAGACTCAACGCCGACCTGGCCAACGACCTGGGCAATCTGTTCAACCGCGCGCTGGCCATGACGCACAAGTACTTCGGCGGCACGGTGCCCACCCCGGCCGAGGAGTACCAGGAGGACGCGGAGCTCAAGCGCCTGGGCTTCGAGGCCATGCAGGGCTTTCAGGAAAACTTCGGCGAATTCCGCACCGCCCGCGCCCTGGAGTCCCTTTGGGAGCTCGTGCGCGCCCTCAACAAGTACATCGACCAGACCGCGCCCTGGACACTGTTCAAGAACAAGCAGATGGCCCGCCTGGGCACCGTGCTGTATGTCGTGCTGGAGCACATGCGCAAGGTGGCCGTGCATTTGTGGCCGGTGATGCCCGAGGCCAGCTGCAAAATGCTCGAACAACTCGGAATGCCCTTTGACCAGGAAAAGGTGATGCTCCCCAAGGAGCCGGAAGTGTGGGGCATTTTGGAAAGCGGCGTGGCCGTTGCCGAAACCTCGAACCTGTTCCCCAGGCTTGAAATGCCTGAACCCGCTCCGCCAGCGCCGTTGGAGCCGTCCGCCACGGAACCCAAAAAGGCCAGGGCGGAAAAGGCCGCAAAGCAGCCCGCCGCGCCCGCCGGTCCAGTGGGCCCGGCTGACTCCATCGAATTCGCGGATTTCCAGAAGCTGGACCTGCGCGTGGGCACTGTGCTCTCTGCCGAAAAGCACCCCGATGCGGACAAGCTGCTGGTGGTCAAGGTGGCCCTGGGCGAGCCGGAGCCGCGCCAAGTCGTGGCCGGCCTGGCCGACCGCTTCAGTCCGGAGGAGCTTGTGGGCAAGCAGGTGGTGGTGGTGGCCAACCTCGCCCCGCGCAAGCTGCGCGGCGTCCAGAGCCAGGGCATGATCCTGGTGGCCAAGGACGCCGAGGTCACCCGTCTGCTTACCGCCTCCGGCCTGGTGGACGACGGCGGCAAGGTGGCCTAG
- a CDS encoding aldehyde ferredoxin oxidoreductase — translation MKATPGGFAGKVLRVDLSTGTISTQDTVERYGEMLGGTGLGYQVLWEEVPAGTGPFDAANALVFATGVLAGTSVPCNGRTAITTIFPSCWPKALVGSGHMGGQFAAKLKYAGYDAIIVNGKADHPVWLFIRDTQVELRDAAHLWGCGIRRTTLEISQEMGADCCVAAIGQAGERLAPLATVVNSLSHSAGGVGGVMGAKNLKAIGVQGSGALRIAGDKEQWEQLVKFHLSILGANNQHVVPAFPSPESEYYNPGSRWVGKPGKRWGAARPPVEITGSIRSMNRISYRTNSAAFFLGEQAWKHTVRGNGCTACPIRCHTTLKAPTVAAKYGLNEIAQGTCIALNFGRRFFPSLPGGPKGEAAFEACMIGMDMADDMGIWSNYGQLQRDFIKLARDGVLAAKLGSKEYASLPWDKWHAGDPAFLLDLIPRIGERRGELGHVLGQGCGGPFDHWGVPESAWEADHATTYWKMGHPKHHANEDDGQCGVIINTQYNRDAQCHSHTNFVRNGLPVHEQKRLAGELWGSPDSMDAPGHYTRMNPYKAQRAKWALIRKELHDCLGLCNWMGPWVASPLKERGYRGDNSLESRFFSLATGRHLDREGLDLAGERVFTLHRALTIRDMGTADMRSAHDHVPRWVYEDHNGAEPFSKGTIRMDEADMGLAMDMFYELMGWDTATGAPTLATYSRLGLKAVGKALADKGLAKESGE, via the coding sequence ATGAAGGCGACCCCGGGAGGCTTTGCGGGCAAGGTGCTGCGCGTGGACCTGTCCACTGGAACAATCAGCACCCAGGACACGGTGGAGCGCTACGGCGAGATGCTGGGCGGCACGGGTCTTGGCTATCAGGTGCTGTGGGAGGAAGTGCCCGCGGGCACCGGACCCTTCGATGCCGCAAACGCGCTCGTCTTCGCCACGGGCGTTCTGGCCGGAACGAGTGTGCCTTGCAACGGCCGCACCGCCATCACCACCATCTTTCCCTCCTGCTGGCCCAAGGCCCTGGTGGGTTCCGGCCACATGGGCGGGCAGTTCGCGGCAAAGCTCAAATACGCCGGCTACGATGCGATCATCGTGAACGGCAAGGCCGATCACCCCGTGTGGCTGTTCATCCGCGACACGCAGGTGGAGCTGCGAGACGCCGCGCACCTTTGGGGCTGCGGCATCCGCCGCACCACCCTGGAGATCAGCCAGGAAATGGGCGCGGATTGCTGCGTCGCCGCCATCGGCCAGGCCGGGGAACGGCTCGCGCCCCTGGCCACCGTGGTCAATTCCCTGTCCCATTCCGCGGGAGGGGTCGGTGGCGTCATGGGCGCCAAGAATCTCAAGGCCATCGGGGTCCAGGGCTCGGGCGCGCTGCGCATCGCCGGAGACAAGGAACAATGGGAGCAACTGGTGAAGTTCCACCTGTCCATCCTGGGGGCCAACAACCAGCACGTGGTGCCGGCCTTCCCCTCGCCGGAGTCCGAGTACTACAATCCAGGCTCCCGCTGGGTGGGCAAGCCGGGCAAACGCTGGGGCGCGGCCCGGCCCCCGGTGGAGATCACGGGCAGCATCCGCAGCATGAACCGCATTTCCTACCGCACCAACAGCGCGGCCTTCTTCCTGGGCGAACAGGCCTGGAAGCACACGGTTCGCGGCAACGGCTGCACCGCCTGCCCCATCCGCTGCCACACCACCCTCAAGGCGCCGACCGTGGCCGCCAAATACGGCCTGAACGAAATCGCCCAGGGCACCTGCATCGCCCTCAACTTCGGCCGCCGCTTCTTCCCCAGCCTGCCAGGCGGCCCCAAGGGCGAGGCCGCTTTCGAAGCCTGCATGATCGGCATGGACATGGCCGATGACATGGGCATCTGGAGCAACTATGGCCAGCTCCAGCGCGACTTCATCAAGCTCGCCAGGGACGGCGTGCTTGCGGCCAAACTCGGCTCGAAAGAGTACGCCTCCCTGCCCTGGGACAAGTGGCACGCGGGGGATCCCGCTTTTCTGCTGGACCTGATTCCGCGCATCGGCGAACGCCGCGGCGAACTGGGGCATGTGCTTGGCCAGGGCTGCGGCGGCCCCTTCGACCACTGGGGGGTTCCGGAATCCGCCTGGGAGGCGGACCATGCCACCACGTACTGGAAGATGGGGCACCCCAAGCACCACGCCAACGAGGACGATGGCCAATGCGGGGTGATCATCAACACCCAGTACAACCGCGATGCCCAGTGCCATTCGCATACCAACTTCGTGCGCAACGGCCTGCCCGTGCACGAGCAGAAGCGTCTGGCCGGGGAGCTGTGGGGCTCGCCGGACTCCATGGACGCCCCGGGGCACTACACCCGCATGAATCCATACAAGGCGCAGCGCGCCAAATGGGCGCTCATCCGCAAGGAGCTGCACGACTGCCTCGGCCTGTGCAACTGGATGGGGCCGTGGGTGGCCTCGCCACTGAAGGAGCGCGGCTACAGGGGCGACAACAGCCTGGAGTCCCGCTTCTTCAGCCTGGCCACGGGGCGCCACCTTGACCGCGAGGGGCTGGACCTGGCCGGAGAGCGCGTGTTCACCCTGCACCGCGCCCTGACCATCCGAGACATGGGCACCGCGGACATGCGCTCCGCCCACGACCATGTCCCCCGCTGGGTGTACGAGGATCACAATGGCGCGGAGCCCTTCAGCAAGGGCACCATCCGCATGGACGAGGCCGACATGGGCCTGGCCATGGACATGTTCTACGAGCTCATGGGCTGGGACACGGCCACCGGCGCGCCGACACTCGCCACCTATTCCCGGCTTGGCCTGAAGGCTGTGGGGAAGGCCCTGGCGGACAAGGGCCTTGCCAAGGAGAGCGGGGAATGA
- a CDS encoding 4Fe-4S dicluster domain-containing protein, with translation MSPGKPPDVIELAAKSTGLDDALSRRGFLVFSACAVSSLAALGLCEAFAANPPLVVLDNATGMILADPSRCVGCQRCELACTEFNEGLAQPSLARIKITRSLNFGPAGPTGGPDMHGTWGDGLVVQGVCRQCPHPVPCATACPENAIVSDPRTGARVVDTERCVGCRLCQQACPWDMMSFNEERQKASKCFLCNGKPKCVEACPSGALRFAPWRDITGEAPPTAGPQAARPTAKAKARVGNHAPAAKNPTHR, from the coding sequence ATGTCGCCTGGAAAGCCCCCTGACGTGATCGAACTGGCCGCCAAGTCCACAGGCCTGGACGACGCCCTGTCGCGACGCGGCTTTCTTGTGTTCTCGGCCTGCGCGGTGTCCAGCCTTGCCGCACTGGGGCTGTGCGAGGCCTTTGCGGCCAATCCGCCGCTGGTGGTTCTGGACAACGCCACAGGCATGATTCTGGCCGACCCCTCGCGCTGCGTGGGCTGCCAGCGTTGCGAGCTGGCCTGCACCGAGTTCAACGAAGGCCTCGCCCAACCCTCGCTCGCGCGCATCAAGATCACCCGATCCCTGAACTTCGGGCCTGCGGGGCCCACAGGCGGGCCCGACATGCACGGGACTTGGGGCGATGGCCTCGTGGTCCAGGGCGTGTGTCGGCAATGCCCGCATCCCGTTCCCTGCGCCACGGCCTGCCCTGAGAACGCCATCGTGTCAGATCCGAGAACCGGGGCGCGCGTGGTGGACACAGAGAGGTGCGTGGGCTGCCGCCTGTGCCAGCAGGCCTGCCCCTGGGACATGATGAGCTTCAATGAGGAACGGCAGAAGGCCTCCAAGTGCTTTCTCTGCAATGGCAAACCCAAATGCGTGGAAGCCTGTCCATCCGGGGCGTTGCGCTTCGCGCCCTGGCGCGACATCACCGGCGAAGCGCCACCAACCGCAGGGCCCCAGGCCGCAAGGCCGACCGCCAAGGCCAAGGCCCGCGTCGGCAACCACGCGCCCGCCGCCAAGAACCCCACACACCGCTAG
- a CDS encoding TlyA family RNA methyltransferase translates to MAPKAPKARADLLLFEQGLAESQDAAMRLVMAGAAHYLKNGEKLPVASPGQQLPADTEFVLRGQDRFASRGGYKLLTAIETLGFDPSGKVCLDAGASTGGFTDCLLQHGAARVYAADVGYGQLHWKLRSDPRVVVVERMNLRTPPPVGPGSPFPELFDVLTADLSFISLTAILPGCMALMKPCCELAVLIKPQFELPAGRTDKGVVRSETDRREAVDAVLAFCRQELGLGVSGVVPSALLGPKGNQEYVALLRRG, encoded by the coding sequence ATGGCCCCCAAGGCCCCCAAGGCGCGGGCCGACCTGCTTCTGTTCGAGCAGGGGTTGGCCGAAAGCCAGGACGCCGCCATGCGCCTTGTCATGGCCGGAGCCGCGCACTACCTCAAGAACGGGGAAAAGCTGCCTGTGGCCTCGCCCGGGCAGCAACTTCCTGCGGATACCGAGTTCGTGTTGCGCGGGCAGGACCGCTTCGCCAGCCGGGGCGGCTACAAGCTGCTTACCGCCATCGAAACGCTCGGCTTCGACCCTTCCGGCAAGGTGTGCCTGGACGCCGGAGCCTCCACCGGCGGATTCACCGACTGCCTGCTGCAGCACGGCGCGGCGCGCGTCTACGCCGCCGATGTCGGCTACGGCCAGTTGCACTGGAAGCTCCGCAGCGACCCCCGCGTGGTGGTGGTGGAACGCATGAACCTGCGCACCCCGCCGCCCGTAGGTCCGGGATCGCCCTTTCCGGAACTCTTCGACGTGCTCACCGCCGACCTGTCCTTCATCTCGCTCACGGCCATTCTGCCCGGCTGCATGGCGCTCATGAAGCCCTGCTGCGAGCTGGCCGTGCTCATCAAGCCCCAGTTCGAGCTGCCGGCCGGGCGCACGGACAAGGGCGTAGTGCGCAGCGAGACGGACAGACGGGAGGCCGTGGATGCAGTCCTGGCGTTCTGCCGCCAGGAACTCGGCCTCGGCGTCAGCGGCGTGGTCCCCTCCGCCTTGCTCGGCCCCAAGGGCAACCAGGAATATGTGGCCCTGCTGCGCCGTGGCTGA
- the thrC gene encoding threonine synthase — protein sequence MSANTFPSYRGRMEYVCLGCGARFGIDELHYTCPTCGGVFLLTDTTFDTLKKTSGAQWRALFDARAASKNPALRGVFRFYELMAPVLEEDDILYLGEGNTPIVDSPPALRQELGLKTAYKNDGQNPSASFKDRGMACAFSFLKSLIRRKGWTDVLAICASTGDTSAAASLYASYLGGAVKSAVILPAGKVTPQQLAQPLGSGAVVLEVPGVFDDCMKVVEFLADNYRVALLNSKNAWRILGQESYAFEVAQWYDWNMDGLCVFVPIGNAGNITAIMGGFLKLHELGVIDALPRVFGVQSHHADPVYRYYAADAGSRQFQPVAVTPSVAQAAMIGNPVSFPRVKHFAERYEAIGGENAFQVVQVTEQQIMDSMIEANRHGHIACTQGGECLAGARRAKELGLVSAQETLVLDATAHHLKFIGFQDMYFENSFPAEFGVTPRPELANRPKLVITQAEKDALAAPDYVAKAAQNVVERLGLARK from the coding sequence ATGTCCGCCAACACCTTCCCTTCCTATCGCGGCCGCATGGAATACGTCTGTCTGGGCTGCGGCGCGCGCTTCGGCATCGACGAACTGCACTACACCTGCCCCACCTGCGGCGGCGTGTTCCTGCTGACGGACACCACCTTCGACACCCTCAAAAAGACCAGCGGCGCACAGTGGCGCGCCCTTTTCGACGCCCGCGCCGCCAGCAAGAACCCCGCCCTGCGCGGCGTGTTTCGGTTCTACGAGCTGATGGCCCCGGTGCTGGAAGAAGATGACATTCTCTACCTGGGCGAAGGCAACACGCCCATCGTGGACTCCCCCCCTGCCCTGCGCCAGGAACTGGGCCTTAAGACCGCGTACAAGAACGACGGCCAGAACCCCAGCGCCAGCTTCAAGGACCGTGGCATGGCCTGCGCCTTCAGCTTCCTGAAGTCGCTCATCCGCCGCAAGGGCTGGACCGACGTGCTGGCCATTTGCGCCAGCACCGGCGACACCAGCGCCGCGGCATCCCTGTACGCCTCCTACCTGGGCGGCGCGGTCAAGAGCGCCGTCATTCTGCCCGCCGGAAAGGTGACGCCGCAGCAGCTGGCCCAGCCCCTTGGCAGCGGCGCGGTGGTGCTTGAGGTGCCCGGCGTGTTCGACGACTGCATGAAGGTGGTGGAGTTCCTCGCCGACAACTACCGCGTGGCCCTGCTCAACTCCAAAAACGCCTGGCGCATCCTTGGCCAGGAGTCCTACGCCTTCGAGGTGGCCCAGTGGTACGATTGGAACATGGACGGACTGTGCGTGTTCGTGCCCATCGGCAACGCGGGCAACATCACGGCCATCATGGGCGGCTTTCTCAAGCTGCATGAGCTGGGCGTCATCGACGCCTTGCCCCGCGTGTTCGGCGTGCAGTCGCACCATGCCGATCCCGTGTATCGGTACTACGCGGCCGACGCTGGCTCCCGCCAGTTCCAGCCCGTGGCCGTCACCCCCAGCGTGGCCCAGGCCGCAATGATCGGCAACCCGGTGAGCTTCCCCCGCGTGAAGCACTTCGCCGAGCGCTACGAGGCCATTGGCGGCGAGAACGCCTTCCAGGTGGTCCAGGTCACCGAGCAGCAGATCATGGACTCCATGATTGAGGCCAACCGGCACGGGCACATCGCCTGCACCCAGGGCGGAGAATGCCTCGCCGGGGCCCGCCGCGCAAAGGAACTGGGGCTTGTCAGCGCCCAGGAGACCCTCGTGCTCGACGCCACGGCGCATCACCTGAAGTTCATCGGCTTCCAGGACATGTACTTCGAGAACAGCTTCCCGGCGGAATTCGGCGTGACGCCCCGCCCCGAACTGGCCAACAGGCCCAAGCTCGTCATCACCCAGGCCGAAAAGGACGCCCTGGCCGCGCCGGACTACGTGGCCAAGGCCGCGCAGAACGTGGTGGAGCGCCTGGGGCTGGCCAGGAAATAG
- a CDS encoding DUF456 domain-containing protein — protein sequence MLDAVAGLALGLVLFALLWLNLLSLPGNWLMLGVLALLAAFGPEGRITWSFVGMMSLLALLGEGIEFVAQIIGGKRGGASGAGNFGGVVGSIAGAILGAPFGLGLGAIAGALVGAWLGCFAVERLRRESHAQAAQAAWGSFWGRSLGLVGKAAVGAVIIVMSVARFTSQAA from the coding sequence ATGCTGGACGCCGTGGCCGGACTGGCCCTGGGGCTGGTCCTCTTCGCTCTGCTCTGGCTCAATTTGCTGTCCCTGCCGGGCAACTGGCTCATGCTCGGCGTGCTGGCCCTGCTGGCCGCTTTCGGTCCGGAAGGCCGCATCACCTGGTCCTTCGTGGGCATGATGAGCCTGCTCGCCCTGCTGGGCGAGGGCATCGAGTTCGTGGCGCAGATAATAGGCGGCAAGCGCGGCGGCGCCAGCGGCGCTGGCAATTTCGGGGGCGTCGTGGGCTCCATAGCCGGGGCGATCCTAGGCGCGCCCTTTGGCCTGGGCCTGGGCGCCATCGCCGGGGCGCTCGTCGGCGCGTGGCTCGGCTGCTTCGCAGTGGAGCGCCTGCGCCGGGAATCGCACGCGCAGGCGGCGCAGGCGGCCTGGGGATCCTTCTGGGGCCGCAGCCTGGGCCTTGTGGGCAAGGCCGCAGTCGGCGCCGTCATCATCGTCATGAGCGTCGCCCGTTTCACCAGCCAGGCCGCGTAA
- a CDS encoding phenylacetate--CoA ligase family protein: MYYEAAEGLARESLEKLQTERLKRTIATCLRSPFYSGRLGALGLTPDDFNSPADIRKLPFTTKDDLRANYPYGLLCQPMDHYVRLHASSGTTGTPTAIFYTQNDLDSWAGLVARCMYAVGLRKGDVFQNMSGYGLFTGGLGIHYGAERLGLLTVPAGAGNSKRQLKLLRDFHVSGVHIIPSYALHFASFLKEEGVDPRSLNWRIALIGAEPHTEEARQRIQDLLGLKAFNSYGMTEMNGPGVAFECEKQAGMHVWEDAYIAEIINPETGEPAAEGEMGELVMTTLCRDGMPILRYRTRDLTRFIPGACACGRTHRRIDRITGRADDMLIIKGCNIYPMQIEQALMSMPEVAQNYLIELFKEGEMDQLRVKVEIKDEFFVEDMRALTGLQKKIAARLRDEILVTPRVELVQHDSIPKGEGKAVRVVDLRAKQ; the protein is encoded by the coding sequence ATGTACTACGAAGCCGCAGAGGGCCTGGCCCGCGAATCGCTTGAGAAGTTGCAGACCGAACGCCTGAAACGCACCATCGCCACCTGCCTGCGCTCCCCGTTCTATTCCGGCCGCCTGGGCGCGCTGGGCCTCACCCCGGACGATTTCAACTCGCCTGCCGACATCCGCAAGCTGCCCTTCACCACCAAGGACGACCTGCGCGCCAACTATCCCTATGGGCTCCTCTGCCAGCCCATGGACCACTATGTGCGTCTGCACGCCTCAAGCGGCACCACAGGCACGCCCACGGCCATCTTCTACACCCAAAACGACCTGGATTCCTGGGCGGGCCTGGTGGCGCGCTGCATGTACGCCGTGGGCCTGAGGAAAGGCGACGTGTTCCAGAACATGAGCGGCTACGGCCTGTTCACGGGCGGGCTTGGCATCCACTACGGAGCGGAACGCCTGGGGCTGTTGACCGTTCCGGCCGGCGCGGGCAACTCCAAGCGGCAGCTCAAGCTCCTGCGCGACTTCCACGTCAGCGGCGTGCACATCATCCCTTCCTACGCGCTGCACTTCGCCAGCTTCCTCAAGGAAGAAGGCGTCGACCCGCGGAGCCTCAACTGGCGCATCGCGCTCATCGGCGCGGAGCCGCACACCGAGGAGGCCCGCCAGCGCATTCAGGACCTGCTGGGGCTCAAGGCCTTCAACTCCTACGGCATGACCGAGATGAACGGACCCGGCGTGGCCTTCGAGTGCGAGAAGCAGGCCGGAATGCACGTGTGGGAGGACGCCTACATCGCGGAGATCATCAACCCCGAGACCGGCGAACCCGCAGCCGAAGGCGAAATGGGCGAGCTGGTCATGACCACGCTTTGCCGCGATGGAATGCCCATTCTGCGCTACCGCACCCGCGACCTCACCCGCTTCATACCCGGCGCGTGCGCCTGCGGCCGCACCCACCGCCGTATCGACCGCATTACCGGCCGCGCCGACGACATGCTCATCATCAAGGGGTGCAACATCTACCCCATGCAGATCGAGCAGGCGCTCATGAGTATGCCCGAGGTGGCGCAGAACTACCTCATCGAGCTCTTCAAGGAGGGCGAGATGGACCAACTGCGCGTAAAGGTCGAGATCAAGGACGAATTCTTCGTGGAGGACATGCGCGCGCTCACCGGCTTGCAGAAGAAAATCGCCGCGCGCCTGCGCGACGAGATCCTTGTCACCCCGCGCGTGGAGTTGGTGCAGCACGACTCCATCCCCAAGGGCGAGGGCAAGGCCGTGCGCGTGGTGGACCTTCGCGCCAAGCAGTAG